One Pseudomonas sp. AN-1 genomic region harbors:
- a CDS encoding tRNA-uridine aminocarboxypropyltransferase yields the protein MSRDRCPRCLRPQSHCLCPLIPHLDNRTRVLILQHPDEVRHALNTARLAAFGLSNAELRVGERFAELESELAGAEAWLLFPGEGARCVDGLDTAAGAGERLLIVPDGTWRKARRILHCNPWLAALPRLSLPDGLVSRYRLRKAPGPGALSTIEAIVHCLNALEGAGRFDALLRPFEALIDAQIAAMGEDTYRRNHLRE from the coding sequence ATGTCCCGAGACCGATGCCCCCGCTGCCTGCGGCCGCAGAGCCATTGCCTGTGCCCGCTGATCCCCCATCTCGACAACCGTACCCGGGTGCTGATCCTGCAGCACCCGGACGAGGTGCGCCATGCGCTGAACACCGCGCGGCTGGCCGCCTTCGGCCTGAGCAATGCCGAGCTGCGCGTCGGCGAGCGCTTTGCCGAACTGGAGAGCGAACTGGCCGGCGCCGAGGCCTGGCTGCTGTTTCCCGGCGAGGGCGCGCGCTGCGTCGACGGGCTGGATACGGCGGCGGGTGCCGGCGAGCGGCTGCTGATCGTGCCGGACGGCACCTGGCGCAAGGCGCGGCGCATCCTGCACTGCAATCCCTGGCTGGCGGCGCTGCCGCGGCTGAGCCTGCCGGACGGCCTGGTCAGCCGCTACCGGTTGCGCAAGGCGCCGGGGCCGGGCGCGCTGTCCACCATCGAGGCCATCGTGCACTGCCTGAACGCGCTGGAAGGGGCGGGGCGCTTCGACGCCCTGCTGCGCCCGTTCGAGGCGCTGATCGATGCGCAGATCGCCGCCATGGGCGAGGACACCTACCGGCGCAACCACCTGCGCGAGTGA